TCGGTGGAGTAATGTGTTTCGTTTTGGAAAAAATAACTTCTCATTATCGACTCAAGACgagaaaaaaaattggtctCGGTGAAAAGGCGATTTTGCTCTCCTCGGATAATCAAGGTAAATCGAAGCCTTCTCTTGTTGATTTATGGATTTAGATTAGGTTGCATGTTGTTTTCCTCGCAATTTAGGGTTCGGTTTTGGGTTTTCAATCGATTTGGGTTTCAATCGATTTGGGGATCTTTTCGTTTGTAGTTAGGGTTTCAAAACGATTTTGGTTTCAATCGATTTGGGGATCTTTTCGTTTGTTCTTAGGGTTTCAAAACGATGTTGAGGTTATGTGCTCTGACTCTGTGATTATTTTCGAGCAAATGTTGAGCTTATGTGCTCTGACTCTGTTGAGCTTAGGGTTTCCTATTCTTTTTAATGTTGTGATTATGTGCTCTGACTCTGTGATTATTGTTGTTTAACGGCATGATTGAATCATCTGGGTTTGTGTTCTTAATGATTATTGCAGTTGGAGTAGAAATCAATATGGGAGTCTTGTGTTCTTAAGATTGTTACTCTGGAGCTATCTTCTTCTCTTAGATTATTATTAACGATTGAGATTGTATAGGAGAACAAGTTCTTAACTTTTCATGTCTAATATTTACCTTGTCAATTTCTTTCAGGTTAACGAAACATGGGACAAGATTATAGCTACAGCCAGCCTTCTTCATCAGACGAGTATGACATAGGTTTAACATGCCTTCTTCAAGCAGAAGCTGATATGTAGTTATGTACGCGGATGAAGCTGAGAGTAGCTACAATATTCCAGAGCCGGTTCAGTACCCAACTCAACCTGAGGCTGATGATGGAATCCCGAGGACATGCTACTGTGGTGGTGAGCCTGTTGTTGCAACATCTTACAGTAGAAAATATCCAGGCAGAAGGTACTTCACGTGTGAGAATGTTGATGATGGAGACTGCCATGTTTGGAAATGGTGGGATGTGGCGGTTATGGAGGAGATGAGTGACTTTCAGACACAACTTAGGCAGCTTAAGGATCAAGGTAATGAGACTAAGCAGAAGTCGGTTAAGCTAGATAAGACAGTGTGTGAGTTATCTAAGAAGAAATCAGGGGTTACAAATGGCTTTGAATTGGTTGTTTGTCTAATGGTTTGTGTATTAGTTTTAATAGGTTTGGTGGTCATGTTTCTGCCTGGTTAGTTTCTCTCCTTCTGCTTTTGATTGTTGTTTctgcatttttttaaaaacttttgatTGTTTTATCTCATGTGTGTTCAGGAAGAGCTTCAAAGGCGTAGAACGCGAGTGTCTGACCTCGCGAGTGTCTGTAAGGTACTGTACAAACAACTTCCTAGTCTCTTTTCTTTGAATAATAAAGACATATAGTAGTTGTATGTATAACTATATTGAACATATAGTAGTTGTATGTAAAacttccaatattaaaaaaacagaagTTCAATCTGAAATTCAAAATGTTTAAACTCGGGAATAACTAAAAATCAAAGTGAAAATGTTATAAATGCTAAAACTCATTTAGTGTAAAACTTTCTAACTGGTAAGATTTGATTGGTGTTAAATGCTACTGAATTGCTTTCTACATTCCTGATTGGTTTTAAATGTTACTTAGTTATAAATCGGTTCCCGAAGGCTCTGTGTTGCTAGTAGAGTACAATAGAGCATTCTACACAGACCATTCTACTTAATCAGATTTGATTGGTGTTAAATGCTACTGAATTGCTTTCTACCTTCCTAACTGCTCAGATTTTATTGGCTTTAAATGTTTGTTAGTTATAAATCGCTTACTTAAGGCTCTGTGTTACTAGTAGAGTGACACAGAGCATTCTCTAACCATGGATAGCAACACTGGTTTTGTTAACCTACTGTATAGTCAATCTCCATATGACCTTGATTCACCCGAACCTGCTTCGTTCAGTAGCCAATGTCATAATGAGTCTGGTGTCAAGGAGAGGAGGAAATGGTCTCCCAAAGAGGATAAAATCCTTATTGGTGTTTGGCTTAACACCAGTAAAGACCCTGTGGTCAGCAATGAGCAGAAAGCTAGTACTTTCTGGAAGAGGATTCAAGACTACTACAACGCAAGCCCTCACCTGGTTGGGACAACACCTAGAGAGCTTGGTCAGTGCAAGCAGAGGTGGGCTAGGATTAACGAGCAAGTCTGCAAGTTTGTTAGATGCTTTGATGCGGCTCTGAGGGAGCAGAGAAGTGGtcaaaatgatgatgatgtgatgaaagctGCCCTAGAAATCTTCTACAATGACTACTCCATCAAGTTCAACCTGGAACATGCCTGGAGGGAGCTGAGGCATGACAAGAAATGGTGCTTCACCTTTCTGGCTAAGGACAGTGTGAAAGAAAAGCGCAAACAAGTGTTGGAGGTTGATGGAGAAGAGGAAGTGGGAGAACCAGAGGGTAGACCTGTTGGGGTTAAGGCTGCTAAAGCTGCTaccaagaggaagaagagtggTAAAGAAGAGGACTTGTCAAAGTTACAGGGCCTGTTCGAAATCAAACAGAAAATCTCTAAGCAGAAACTGCTTGATCGTTTACTTGCCAAAAAAGAGACACTCTCTGAGATGGAAACATCTCTTAAACTCAAACTTATGTCTGAGATGTCATGATGTTATATGTTCAGTTTAAGGTATTAATGTTGTTTTGAGTGGTTATTACTATTATATGTTGCTAACTCTTGTCTTATTTGTTGTTGCAGGTTGAGTAGAAGGACATGTAAACCAATTCACGGGTGCATTTGGAGTTGTGAAAGTGTTTTGTTGTTTAGCACATGTGAACCAAGTCAAGGGTCTTCTGTTTCACTTTAGCTTCTATAAGTTTCTCTCAAGCCTGTGTTTAGCTAGCTATCTCCTTTGCTTTGTTTCCTCTTCATCAGAACTTGTAATCTTTTGCTACTATTTCTTGTGTTTTCTCGACTTGTATTAATATTTGTCGCTACAAGTTCTTGTAATCTTTTGCTACTACTCCAACAAGTTGCTTCTCTTTAACTCCAAATATCACAAGAAGGTTAGCTCTTTGCGTTCCAGATTCAAATCTCCTTTGATACAAAATGTTATTCTTAAACTGAATTTCCAAAGACCGATTCCATATAGtagaaaaatatgaaacaaatgaaGAGGAATTGGTAAAGCTTTTCTCTCGTCTCAAATTctcaatatttattattgatacaTGTATATGTGTTATGTAAGTATAACTTTCACAAAACACGTGAAAAGCAACGAACAtcatgatatataaaaacattaaagtcTAACTAATTTGACAATTTAGATTAGGTTGAATAGAATCTgttagaaaaaagaaaatatttgttgCTTGATAGTATCTTTTAGTCAACAAGAAAATATTTGCtagaaacaagaaaatatttgcTAAACTGTTTggcttgatatttttttgtttcaaggAGGGATTAGCAAaatgtcatcatcttcatccgaTGAACACGAAGAAAGATTGAACGAAGCTTTCGACGATATCTTCGAAGATACATACAACAACATAGTGGAGGCCCAAACCAATAAGCAAAGGAAACATGCTTATATAGAACGAAACCGTGAAGCAGAACACAACCGTTTATGGAATGACTATTTCAGCAAAGATCCGACATTTCCGGCACATTTATTCAGACGCCGTTTCCGCATGAATAAGGAATTATTCATGCATATTGTCCATCGCCTCTCAGAAGACGTTCCATTCTTTCGACAAAGAAGAGATGCAACCGGGAGGTTTGGTCTTTCTCCACTACAAAAATGTACGTCAGCAATTCGTCTGCTTGTTTATGGTTATGCGGCTGACACggttgacgaatatctccgacttggtgacaGCACGGTAATTTCGTGTTTACATAATTTCACTGAAAGAATAATACAGTTATTTGGAGATGCTACGAAGACCCACACAagaggatcttcaacgactactcgatattggagagatgCGCGGGTTTCCTGGGATGGTAGGAAGCattgactgtatgcattgggagtggagaAATTGtccaaccgcttggaaaggacagtACACCCGTGGATCAGTAAAACCGTCAATTGTCTTAGGGGTtgtagcttcacaagatctttggatatgacacGTTTTTTTGggtcctccaggtaccttaaacgatattaatgtcctcgatcggtctcctgtttttgatgacattttataAGGTCGAGATCCCAGGGTAGAGTACGTGGTCAACAGACACATGTATAATTTGGGGTACTACCTCACAgacggtatatatccaaaatggtcaacatttatccaatctatctcacttcttcaaggtcctaaagcagaGTTATTTGCTAAAATTCAAAAAGCAACCCGAAAATATGTggagcgggcttttggagtattgcaagctcgatttgcgatTGTGAAAAACCCGGCTCCTGAAATCGGGAACAAACTACAGGCTGCTACCTCCAACAGGTCTAGTCTCACCACTTTGGCCTTGGGTTGTGTGGAGTTTTTGGAAAGCAGGAAACAAGCTGATTTTTGAAAACAGAGTCTTCTCGGCCCCAGAAATAGCTCTTAAAAGTATCTTGGATGCCAAGGAATGGGAAGCTGTGCAACAAACATTATCTTCACCATCTCACATACAGTCTGGATTCATTCAGCCCCTTCGAAGATCACCCTCTCCTCCTCCTACCTTTCCTCCTGGCGTACTGGTTTGCAAAGTCGATGCAGCATGGGATGCCACCTCTAGAGGTTGTGGCATAGGCGGTGTGTGTTCAGGTGACGGCACTCGAAATATTCCCAACCTTGCAGAGTTTCATACTCATGTTTCATCAGCACTTTTGGCAGAAGCCTTAGCTGTCCGTCTCGCAGTGGTCACTGCAGTTTACTCAAACGTCCGATCCCTAGCGGTTCTCTCCGACTCCCTATCTTTGATCAACCTGTTGAACAAGAGAGAGTCCCAACCTGAACTGTTCGGGATCATGTTTgatatctatcattttattcCTCTCTTTGATTCAGTATCCTTAGCGAAATTAGTTCTCGCATCGTCTGTAACAAGCTCCACTGTTGGAGTGTAAACTATCCTTTATATTAAAGCAattagtttgataaaaaaaaaaagcttttgcAGATATGCATTCACCGTTAGTCAACTTTTGTGTATGGAgttgtgtgtttttttgttataagaACAGAGCATGATATGATCAGGAGCCTTAGGCCATCTATCAGTGGTACAATCGGTTGCAAGGTTTCTCAGCATATGTTAtaggatttaaaaataaaaaaccaatAAGAAAACTAACATATCATTCAAGAGTTTCTCAAAAATAACATGTTTAGGTACaagctcttttttttcttaatttttcatattcttatatctattttatttacaaGAAACTCTTGTAGATATCCTCCTCTGGACCACCACTGCAGCCGCCAGTCCTACatcttcacttttttttttaaggtcgAATCCTACATCTTCACTTATAATGATACTTTGCTTGGTAATATcaaggaaagaaaagaagacTGATAACTGAGGGTTGACGAAGAAGACTTGTACTAGTTGACCAATGTCTAATGGTTTTTCTCTTcaataatcatataattaatcaaataTGGCCTGAATTTATTTTCCATTTCTTCAGATTTTGAAGATTCCTCGGACCTACCAATCGTTGTAATCTATGTATACAACAACCACAACTAAAAAAGGAGTCACTATGACACTATCAAACGTAGCCGTTGGGTTACCTTGAACTTTCCTTGCGTTACCACTGAAATGGTCCTGTCTGTATAGCTGGATTAGAAAGCGTCTGCGAGTAAAGACAGAAACATCTCCTATAAGAAATCAAACACCTCAAGGAAATGAGAAAACATTCAAAAGTAAGAACAAagtaagaaagaaagagagagagagagagagagagagaaaagatgagCAAGGTGCTTGGCCTGTTCTTGGTAGCCATTTTCTCTATTGCTTATACACAGCTGGTTAATGGTCACTCTTTGCGAGGTTGCCAAACTAGATGTGGCAACGTCTCAATCGAGTACCCTTTTGGCATTTCTACTGGTTGTTACTATGCCGTACATGATAGCTTCAACCTCACCTGTAATGAAACAACAAACGAGCTATTCTTTGGCAACATGCAAGTGGTCAACTATTCTCACAGTGGCGAGCTACGCATCCTCATGTCTAGATCGTTCACTTGCTACAACAGAACAAGAGTGGCTGAGACAATTTCCTACAACACAAATCTGAGGAGCTTTACTTTTTCCAACAAGAACAGGTTCACTGCCGTGGGTTGTAACACTTTCGCCTTCATGACCACGATTTTTGAAGACCGGAACTACTCGACTGGATGCTTGTCCACATGCGATTCCATCCCAAAGGAAAACGGGGTGTGTTCTGGTGAAGGCTGCTGTCACACCTCCGTACCTAAGAGGAGCAAACGTTTCATAATCAGATCAAGCAGCTTTGACAGAGATGCGTCTGTTAATAACTTCAATCCTTGCTCCTACGCCTTTCTTGTCGAAGAAGGTATGTTTAGCTTCTCTCCTTCCCAAGATCTTCAGAATCTGCGGAATTTTACCAAGTTCCCTGTAGTGCTGGATTGGTCTATCGGAAACCAGACATGCAAGCAAGTCGGAAACACAAGCATATGCGGTCAGAATAGCGTATGTTTGGACTCCACTACTAGAGACGGGTATAACTGCAAATGTAAAGCCGGTTACGATGGGAATCCATACCTTCAAGAAGGCTGCCAAGGTACTATGTTTtaacttctttcttcttttgagtATTGATCATTGTTTTCCTCGCCCATTTCTTGTTGGGTCCATGAGAGAatgattctgttttaataagaaGAGAGATTGTTTTCCTCACACATTTCTTGTTTCATTCTTTTTCCTTGGGACAGACATAAATGAGTGTACTACTAGTAGTGCTATCCATAAACATAACTGTTCAGGTTCCAGCACGTGTGAAAACATGATGGGCCACTTCCTTTGTAGTTGCTCATCTGGTTTTGAATTGAATGCCACCACCAATGGCTGTATGCGTAAACACAAGCCTGTAAACACCGGATGGATTCCAATTCTTCTTGGTAAGTCTCCCTCaattgttcttaattttttttcgcTTTTTTGAATTAAGACGACTCTCTAATCATTTATGGGTGATGTGATCAGGAACAACCGTCGGCTTCTTGGCCATCCTGCTTGTCGTTATCTGTGTACAACAGAAAATGAAGCACATGAAAAGCATTGAGCTCCGGAAACAATTCTTTGAGCAAAACGGTGGCGGCATGTTGAGGCTGCGACTCTCAGGAGCAGGGCCATCAAACGTTGATGTCAAAATCTTTACTGAGGAAGGAATGAAGGAAGCAACTAATGGTTATGACGAAAGTAGAATCCTGGGCCAGGGAGGCCAGGGAACGGTCTACAAGGGGATATTGCCAGACAAATCCGTAGTTGCCATTAAGAAATCTAGGCTTGGAGACAGTAGCCAAGTAGAGCAGTTCATCAATGAAGTTCTTGTGCTTTCACAGATCAACCATAGGAACGTGGTCAGGCTCTTGGGCTGCTGTCTAGAGACTGAAGTTCCCTTGCTGGTCTACGAGTTCATAAACAGTGGCACCCTTTACGACCGCTTGCACGGTTCCATGTCTGATTCTTCTATGACATGGGAACACCGCCTGAGGATAGCCGTAGAAATTGCTGGAACTCTAGCATATCTTCACTCCTCTGCTTCTATTCCAATCATCCACCGAGATGTCAAGACTGCTAATATACTCTTGGATGAAAACTTAACTGCAAAGGTAGCTGACTTTGGTGCTTCAAGGCTGATACCGATGGATAAAGAGCATCTCACAACTATGGTTCAAGGAACTCTAGGTTACTTAGACCCAGAATACTACAACACAGGGTTGCTAAACGAGAAGAGTGATGTCTATAGCTTTGGGGTAGTCCTGATGGAACTTCTCTCAGGACAAAAGGCATTGTGCTTCGAAAAACCACAGCAGTCAAAACATCTTGTGAATTATTTTGCTTCAGCCATGAAAGAAAATAGGCTGCATGAGGTCATTGATGAGCAAGTGATGAAAGAGAATAACCAGAGGGAGATACATGAAGCTGCAAGAATTGCTGTTGAGTGTACAAGACTGATGGGGGAGGAGAGGCCAAGGATGAAAGAAGTAGCTGCACAGCTTGAGGCCTTGAGAGTCGGAAAAACCAAACATGAGGGGTCGGATCAGTATCCTGAGCCAGAGGTGAATGAGCACTTGGTCGGTGTTGAAATCTTATCAGCACAAGGGGATACGAGTACCACTGGCTATGACAGCATCAAGAATGTGACAATGTTAAACATAGAAGCTGGGCgctgatatatttttatcagTCCAGCTCTCACAAAATCACTTGTATCTCTTTTGtttgtgaaaaataaataaagtcattctattttaatgcttcCTCTTATGTCCTCcaaaacattttctaaaaatagaGTATAAAACATGAAGTTCAAGAA
This region of Brassica napus cultivar Da-Ae chromosome C5, Da-Ae, whole genome shotgun sequence genomic DNA includes:
- the LOC111211591 gene encoding wall-associated receptor kinase 5-like, encoding MSKVLGLFLVAIFSIAYTQLVNGHSLRGCQTRCGNVSIEYPFGISTGCYYAVHDSFNLTCNETTNELFFGNMQVVNYSHSGELRILMSRSFTCYNRTRVAETISYNTNLRSFTFSNKNRFTAVGCNTFAFMTTIFEDRNYSTGCLSTCDSIPKENGVCSGEGCCHTSVPKRSKRFIIRSSSFDRDASVNNFNPCSYAFLVEEGMFSFSPSQDLQNLRNFTKFPVVLDWSIGNQTCKQVGNTSICGQNSVCLDSTTRDGYNCKCKAGYDGNPYLQEGCQDINECTTSSAIHKHNCSGSSTCENMMGHFLCSCSSGFELNATTNGCMRKHKPVNTGWIPILLGTTVGFLAILLVVICVQQKMKHMKSIELRKQFFEQNGGGMLRLRLSGAGPSNVDVKIFTEEGMKEATNGYDESRILGQGGQGTVYKGILPDKSVVAIKKSRLGDSSQVEQFINEVLVLSQINHRNVVRLLGCCLETEVPLLVYEFINSGTLYDRLHGSMSDSSMTWEHRLRIAVEIAGTLAYLHSSASIPIIHRDVKTANILLDENLTAKVADFGASRLIPMDKEHLTTMVQGTLGYLDPEYYNTGLLNEKSDVYSFGVVLMELLSGQKALCFEKPQQSKHLVNYFASAMKENRLHEVIDEQVMKENNQREIHEAARIAVECTRLMGEERPRMKEVAAQLEALRVGKTKHEGSDQYPEPEVNEHLVGVEILSAQGDTSTTGYDSIKNVTMLNIEAGR